ACCAGACCATGGCGGACAGGCCCCACGACAGACCGTAGGCGGCGGTGATCAGCCGGGCCTCGCCCCGCGTCAGCAGCTCGGCTGCCGCACGGTGCACGGGCACGACGGACGCGGCGGCCAGCGCGGCCTGGGCGACGAGGAGCGTCACGGGGGACGGGAAGGCGCGGAAGAACGGGGCGAGCACCGCGACGACGGGCGAGAAATGATCTCCCAGGACGTCCATGCCCTTGATCGGCACCACGGGCGCCTGCCCTGTGGCGTAGCGGGCCACGGCTTCCGTGAAGATGCCGATGTCCCAGGAGGCGGGGTTGCCGGTCAGGTACCGGGCCACGGACAGGGTGACGTACACGGCGAACACCGTGGCGACTATCGCCCACAACACCGGATCCGCCGGCCGTATCCGGCGGACGGACACGGCACGACGAACGGCCGGCGGTATGTCGAATCTGCCGGATATGACGGGCACCTCTATAGGATCACCACTCCGTCACCGCGGATCAAACGCAGTCGTCGACCATCAGCCCGCGCAGCCCATTCCGGTCCACCTTGCCGTTGCCGTTGCGCGGGAGGGCGTCCAGGAGGTGGAGGGTGTCGATGGTGATGCCCTGGGGGAGGCGGGTGGCGCAGTGGCGTTTGACGGACAGGAGTGAGGGCGGGGGCCCGGACGCCGGGACGATGAACGCGGTCAGGCGGGTGTCCAGGGCGGAGCCGACCGTCAGGGCCGCCGCCTCGGCGACCTCGGGGTGGGAGCAGAGGGCTGCCTCGATCTCCGTGAGGTGCATGCGGATGCCGTGGATCTTCACCGTGTCGTCCAGGCGGCCGAGGTAGACGAAGTCACCGTTCTCGTCCCGGCGTACCCGGTCCCCGGTGCGGTACCAGCCCTGGTGCGGGGGCCCGTTCCAGTAGCCGAGCATGACGGTGGGACCGGACACGACGAGCTCGCCGGAGCCGGAGCCGGAGCCGGAGCCGAAGTCGGAGCCGGCGGTGGCGCCCGAGGGGTCGTCGAGGGGGCGGATCGTGACCTTGTTCCCGCAGGTCGGGCGGCCTATCGGAGGAGAGACGGCCGGGGTTCCCGCGGTCGGCGGGGGGAGTTCGTACGCCGTGCAGACGTTGGTCTCGGTCGGGCCGTAGAGGTTCAGGAAGCGTTTGCCGGGCCAGTGGTGGCGCAGTCGGTGCAGGTCGTCGGCGGGGAAGACCTCGCCCGCGAACAGGACCGCGCGCAGATGGGGGAGCGGGCGCTCCAGGAGGCCGCCGTCGCGCATCATCAGCATCAGGGCGGAGGGGACCGAGTACCAGACGGTGAGCCGGCGGCGGTCCAGTACGTCGGTCAGGGCCCGGGGCGCCTGTGCCAGGTCCGGTGGGATCAGGTGGACCGAGGCTCCGGCGGCGAAGGCGGCGTAGAGGTCCAGGACGGACAGGTCGAAGTTGAGGGGGGCGTGGTTGGCGAAGCGGTCGGCCGGTGTGGCCTTCAGGGTTTCGGTGGCCCAGTCGACGAAGGCCAGGGCGTTGCGGTGGCTGAGGCAGACGCCCTTGGGGCGGCCGGTGGAGCCGGAGGTGTAGAGGATGTACGCGGGGGAGTCGGGGGACACCGGCCCCGCGTCGTGCGAGGGGACCGCGGTGGTGAGGGGGCGTGGTGCGTCGAGGAGCACCGGCGTGTGCCGCGGAGCCAGGGCCCTGGCACGGTCCGCCGTGGTGAAGAGCGCGGCCGGGGCGCAGTCCCCGATGATCCGCGCCGCCCGGCCGGCCGGGTTGCGGGGGTCGACGGGGACGTAGACGGCGCCGATGCGCAGGGCGGCCTGCGTCGCGGCCACGGCCCGCACGGTCTTGTCGGTCCAGATGACCACCCGGTCGCCCGCCGAGACCCCGAGCGCTCTCAGGTCGTACGCCAACGCGTCGGCCAGGGCGTCCAGTTGGCCGTAGGTGAGGCTGGTGGTGGGGTCGGTCACCGCGGTCGCGCCCGGTGTGCGGCGGGCCGCCCGGGTCACCAGATCGTGGAGGAGGACGGCGGGGGTCACAGGCCGAGTCCCTTGGCGATCAGCTCGCGCTGGATGTCGGAGGTACCGGAGAAGGTACGGGCCGGCAGCGCGTCGCTCAGGGCGCGTGCGATGTCCGTACGGCCGGAGTACGCCGAGCCCGCGAACAGCTGGGTGGCGTCGAGGGCGGTCTGGACGGCGCTCTCGGCGATGTGCAGCTTGGCCAGCGCGATGTCCAGCTGGGTGTGCTCGCCGCGGTCCAGGAGCCAGCAGGTGCGGTAGAGCAGGAGCCGGGAGGTCTCCAGGCGCAGTTTCATCTCCGCGATGCGGTGGGAGACCGCCTGGTGGTCGGCCAGGGCGCGCCCGAACTGCCGTCGCCCGGTGGCGTGTTGGGCGCACTCGTCGACGAGACGGTCCATCTGGCCCACGTACGCGGCGAACAGGCAGGTGCGCTCCCACCGCATGGAGGACTGGAAGATGGCCGCGCCCTGACCGGGGCGCCCCACGACCCGGGCGGCGGGCACGACCGCGTCGGTGAAGGTGACGGTGGCCGCCGGGCAGGTGGTGAGCGCCTGCTTGCCGAACGGCGTGCCGACGGTGACCCCCGGGGTGTCGCGGTCCACGGCGAAGCAGGTCACGCCGAGGAAGCCGAAGGCCGGATCGGTGACGGCGTAGACGAGCAGCAGGTCGGCGACGGGGGCGTTGCTGACGAAGGACTTGGTGCCGTTGAGGACGTAGTGGTCGCCGTGCCGCTCGGCGGTGGTGCGCAGGGCGGTGACGTCCGAGCCGGCCTCCTCCTCGGTGATCGCGTTGGCGCCGATCGCCGTGCCGTCGGCGAGGCGCGGGACGAGCTCCGCCCGCAGCCGGTCGTGGCCGTGCTCGGCGATCGGCATGGCCACGGCGAAGAGATGGGCCAGCACGGAGAAGAGCAGGCCCATGTCCGCGCAGCCGCGCCCGGCCGCCTCGACCGCGTGGGCGGTGGTCAGGGCGTCGTGCCCCTGCCCGCCCAGTTCCTCGGGCACCGACAGCCCGGTGAGGCCGAACTCCGCGCAGGCACGCCAGCGTTCGGCCGGGGCGGCGGGCTCGGCCGGGCCGTGACCGCCGAGGGCGCGGGCGCCGGCCAGGACGCGCAGGTACGCGGCCTGCTGAACGTCGGTCCAGGAGAACTCCATCGGCGGGTCCTTCAGCTGCTCGGCGGTGGTGGTGGGAGACGACAGGGCTCAGCGGTAGTGGGAGATGACGTGCTCGCCGAAGAGACGCAACTGCTTCTTGGTCTCCTCCAGGGGCATCAGGCCCTGCTCCACGTACAGGCCGAACCAGCTCAGCTCGCCTCCGTTGCCGTAACACGAGGCGACCTCGGCGACCTGCTCGCGGACCTGTTCGGGCGTGCCGCCGATCGCGTACTTCGAGTCGAACATCCGCTGCACGGTCCACTCGCTCTTCGGCAGCATCCGACCGGGGTACTTCTCGTCGTCCTCGGCCAGCCGGAACGCCTCCCAGAAACCGAAGTCGCCGAGGTACTCGTTGAAGGCGGCGTAGGTGGTGCGTTCGGTGATCTCGTACAGCTCCTCCGGCGTGTCCGCGAAGTGCATCGAGCGGATCGCGCCGACACCCTCGCCCAGCTTCAGGTCGCGGCCGTGCTCGGCGGCGGTCTCCTGATAGGCGCGGCACAGCTCCACGAACTTCTCGGGGCGCGGGCCGAGGATCCAGGGCACGATGTTCTCGCGGGCGGTGTAGCGGATCGTCTTCTCGCTGAGGGAGAAGGGCTGCATCAGCGGCGGATGCGGCTGCTGGTAGGGGGCGGGTACGACCGAGACGCGGCGGATCACCCCGTCCTCGTCCAGTTCGCCCGGGGCGCCGTACTTCCGGGTCCACTCCTGGGCGGGCCAGCGGGTGATGCCCTGCTCGTAGGGGAAGGGCACCTGGTAGTACTCGCCGTCGAAGTCGATCGTCTCCTGGGTCCAGGCCATCTTGACGATCTTCATGTACTCCTCGTACACGGCACGGTTGTGCTCGTCGGTCGCGGAGCCGTCCATGGGGGTGCCGCGCACCCGGGTGTGCTGGCCCATCACGTTCAGCCAGCGGTCCTGGAAGCCGCGCGCGAAACCGGCGTAGATCCGGCCCTTGGTGAGATGGTCCAGCATCGCCAGTTCCTCGGCGACGCGCAGCGGATCCCAGGAGGGGAGTACGAGGCCCAGCGGGCTGAACTTGATGCGCTCGGTGCGGGCGGCGAGGTCCGCGTACAGCAGCAGCGGGGCGACGGAGATCTCGAAGCCCTCGGAGTGGAAGTGGTGTTCGGTGGTGGACAGCACGTCGAAGCCGACCTCGTCCGCGAGCTGGGCGATCTCGCGGACCTCGGTGAGCATCTCCTGGTACTTGTCGTTGTCGCGGCCGACGGGACGCAGGCGCTCGCGTTCCTCGAAGGTCGCCGGGATGGTGGGCGTGATGAAGAGCAGGAACTTCATGGGCGCGCTTTCCGCTTTCGGTCTTCGGTCTTCGGGGAGATGCGTTACGGCACGACGGTGGTGGCCGTCATCAGGAACTCGGCGAGGTGCCCGTCGTGCGGCAGACCGGGCACATACGTGCTGGTCGGCCGGGAGCCGAGGAACACGTTCCGGATGGTGGGTTCGGCGAGGGCCGAGGCGGTCAGGCCGGTGTCGCCGGTGAGCGTCATCAGGGCGAGGCTGTGCCGCAGGGGGCCGAGTCCGTCGCGGCGGTGCCACGGCGCCACCCATAGGCAGGGGAAGGGCATTTCGGCGCCGAGGACGGGGTCCCGGGGATCCGCCGCGAGATGCAGGGCGGGCCGGAGCGCGGCGCTGCCGTCGCCCAGGTCGGCGACCAGGCTGTCCGCGCCGAGCAGCGGCTCGGTGTGCGCGGCCCGCCGGGCGAGGTGGCCGCGCAGTGCGTGGGCGCGCGCGAGCGGGGTCACCGGCAGGGCCGCGCCGGGGTCTTCGGGCGGCAGGACCGGGAGCCGGGCCAGCCGTGCGGCCAGCGCCTCGGCCACCGGGCGGGCGTCGCCCTCGACGAGCAGCGCGGTGGCGTTCACACAGCCGAGCCCGCCCCCGGAGGTGACGGACTCCTCGATGACGTCCAGGTGCCGCCGCCAGTCCGTGCCCGCGGTGATGAGGATCTTGGAGCGGCCGGGGCCCTGGGTGAGGACCGCGCCGTCCTCGCGGTAGCGGTGTACGACGTCGTCGCCGCCGAAGACCACGGACCGGTCGGCCGCCGCCACCAGCGCGTCACCGACCTCGTGGCCGCCGGGGAGCAGCACGCAGTGCGCCGGGTCCAGGCCGGCCGCACGCAGCGCCTTGACCAGCCGGGCCGGGGTGAACGGGTCACGGCGGGACGGCCGTACCGCTACCCGGTAGCCGAGGGCGAGCGCGGTGAGCCATTCCAGGTGCGGCCCGGGGTGGTTGCCGGGCGCGAGTACGGCGAGGACGTCGCCCCTGCGGGTCCAGACGGCGCCCGGCGCAAGGGCCCCGCCGGCCCAGGGGAAGCGGGGTGCCACGGCCACCGGCC
Above is a genomic segment from Streptomyces fodineus containing:
- a CDS encoding acyl-CoA dehydrogenase family protein, which produces MEFSWTDVQQAAYLRVLAGARALGGHGPAEPAAPAERWRACAEFGLTGLSVPEELGGQGHDALTTAHAVEAAGRGCADMGLLFSVLAHLFAVAMPIAEHGHDRLRAELVPRLADGTAIGANAITEEEAGSDVTALRTTAERHGDHYVLNGTKSFVSNAPVADLLLVYAVTDPAFGFLGVTCFAVDRDTPGVTVGTPFGKQALTTCPAATVTFTDAVVPAARVVGRPGQGAAIFQSSMRWERTCLFAAYVGQMDRLVDECAQHATGRRQFGRALADHQAVSHRIAEMKLRLETSRLLLYRTCWLLDRGEHTQLDIALAKLHIAESAVQTALDATQLFAGSAYSGRTDIARALSDALPARTFSGTSDIQRELIAKGLGL
- a CDS encoding LLM class flavin-dependent oxidoreductase, translating into MKFLLFITPTIPATFEERERLRPVGRDNDKYQEMLTEVREIAQLADEVGFDVLSTTEHHFHSEGFEISVAPLLLYADLAARTERIKFSPLGLVLPSWDPLRVAEELAMLDHLTKGRIYAGFARGFQDRWLNVMGQHTRVRGTPMDGSATDEHNRAVYEEYMKIVKMAWTQETIDFDGEYYQVPFPYEQGITRWPAQEWTRKYGAPGELDEDGVIRRVSVVPAPYQQPHPPLMQPFSLSEKTIRYTARENIVPWILGPRPEKFVELCRAYQETAAEHGRDLKLGEGVGAIRSMHFADTPEELYEITERTTYAAFNEYLGDFGFWEAFRLAEDDEKYPGRMLPKSEWTVQRMFDSKYAIGGTPEQVREQVAEVASCYGNGGELSWFGLYVEQGLMPLEETKKQLRLFGEHVISHYR
- a CDS encoding amino acid adenylation domain-containing protein, whose protein sequence is MTPAVLLHDLVTRAARRTPGATAVTDPTTSLTYGQLDALADALAYDLRALGVSAGDRVVIWTDKTVRAVAATQAALRIGAVYVPVDPRNPAGRAARIIGDCAPAALFTTADRARALAPRHTPVLLDAPRPLTTAVPSHDAGPVSPDSPAYILYTSGSTGRPKGVCLSHRNALAFVDWATETLKATPADRFANHAPLNFDLSVLDLYAAFAAGASVHLIPPDLAQAPRALTDVLDRRRLTVWYSVPSALMLMMRDGGLLERPLPHLRAVLFAGEVFPADDLHRLRHHWPGKRFLNLYGPTETNVCTAYELPPPTAGTPAVSPPIGRPTCGNKVTIRPLDDPSGATAGSDFGSGSGSGSGELVVSGPTVMLGYWNGPPHQGWYRTGDRVRRDENGDFVYLGRLDDTVKIHGIRMHLTEIEAALCSHPEVAEAAALTVGSALDTRLTAFIVPASGPPPSLLSVKRHCATRLPQGITIDTLHLLDALPRNGNGKVDRNGLRGLMVDDCV
- a CDS encoding aldehyde dehydrogenase family protein yields the protein MPAPTSAHTPTPGTSTTPDIPDAQAATPVAPAASATHTAPATDAALGAHAATQVAAPANPAVSGTHTAPTTASVLGAHTATEVPAPPAPAASATTTAPATPAAPNAPATPLRTLNALVPSGSYGPHRRAVVPDVAGRPFVDLAMVPRLAVVRAVEGMRRVHAPDPERVREVIGAAGRLFATGTLDGETPEDYCRSVSRTAGLPLATPRAALRLFETGAAAIADAADGQRPVAVAPRFPWAGGALAPGAVWTRRGDVLAVLAPGNHPGPHLEWLTALALGYRVAVRPSRRDPFTPARLVKALRAAGLDPAHCVLLPGGHEVGDALVAAADRSVVFGGDDVVHRYREDGAVLTQGPGRSKILITAGTDWRRHLDVIEESVTSGGGLGCVNATALLVEGDARPVAEALAARLARLPVLPPEDPGAALPVTPLARAHALRGHLARRAAHTEPLLGADSLVADLGDGSAALRPALHLAADPRDPVLGAEMPFPCLWVAPWHRRDGLGPLRHSLALMTLTGDTGLTASALAEPTIRNVFLGSRPTSTYVPGLPHDGHLAEFLMTATTVVP